The genomic region TCGGTGTTCGAGACGGTCTGGACCGACGCGACACCGGTCGACGCGTTCGTCGAACGATAATCAGGCAACTTTTTCCACCCGTCTCCGTACACGGTAGTATGGAACTGACAACGGAGCAGGCGGCGGTCCGGGACGTCGTCCGGGAGTTCGCGGAGGAGGAACTGCGCCCGGTGGCGGCGGAGTGCGACGCAGAGCAGACCTTCCCGGAGGACGTCTGGGACCAGCTCGCCGACCTCGACCTGACGGGGCTGACGGTCCCCGAGGAGTACGGCGGCTACGACGCCGACCCGATGACGTACGCCATCATCAACGAGGAGATGGCGTACGGGATGCTGTCGGTCGCGACCGCACTCTCGGTCCACGGGCTCGCCACCTCCTGTATCGCCGAGTTCGGCGACGACGACCTGAAGGAAGCCTGGCTGCCGGAGATGGCGCAGGGCCGCCCCATCGGGGCGTTCGCGCTCTCCGAGCCGGATGCCGGCTCGAACCCGGCCGAGATGTCGACCGTCGCCCGCCGCGACGGCGACGAGTTCGTCATCGACGGGAAGAAACAGTGGATCACGAACGGCAAGCGAAGCGACGTCATCATCCTGTTCGCGAAGACCGACCGCGACGACCCCGGTTCCATCACCCAGTTCCTCGTCCCCAAGGACGAGGTCGAGGGGCTCGAAGTCGGCAAGAAGGAGGACAAGCTCGGCCTGCGCGCCTCGGACACGACCACGCTGATGTTCGATGGGGTTCGCATCCCCGAAGAGTACCAGCTCACCGAGGAGGGCAAGGGCCTCTCGGCGGCGTTCCACATCCTCACCGGCGGCCGCATCGCCATCGGTGCGCAGTCGGTCGGCCTCGCACAGGCCGCCTTCGACGAGGCACTGCAGTACTCCCAGGACCGCGAGCAGTTCGACCAGCCCATCTCGAACTTCCAGGCCATCCGACACAAGCTCGCGGACATGCAGACGAAGATCACCGCGGGTCGCCTGCTCACCCGCGAGGCCGCCCGCAAGAAAGCCCAGGGCGACCAGCAGGAGACCGCGTTCGCCGCCTCCCAGGCGAAGTACTTCGCCAGCGAGGCCGCCATGGACGTGACCAACGAGGCCGTCCAGATCCACGGCGGCTACGGCTACACGACCGACTTCCCGGTCGAGCGCTTCTACCGCGACGCGAAGATCCTCACCATCTACGAGGGCACCTCGGAGATCCAGAAGAAGATAATCGCCCGCCACCTGCTCGACTGACCGAAAGCAGACAGCAGATTTATCAGTCCCTCAGGCGAGTGCAGAACGATGGATGGTGGCGACCGGACCGTCGTAGACGAACTTCTCGGGGTGTTCGACCCGGCAGACGCCCGCCAGCGACGCGTCGAGCTCGAACTGCTGCCACTGCGGGACGGGACCCAGGTCTCACGGACGTTCACCGCGACGGACGCCGACGGCGCTCGCTACACGACGACCGGGGCCGCGGCCGTCGACGCGCACCTCACCCTCGAAGGGGCACGGCTCGACATCACCGAGACCGTCGACACCGACCACGGGCGACGGGTCGGCTACGCCCCGGCGCTCCGCCAGCGCGAGGACGAACCGGTGGTCCGTGACGCCGTCTCGTTCCGGTGGGTCGCAGACCGCTTCGTCCGCGAGGAGGTCTCCCTGCCCGACCGGCGCGACCGCCCACGCGAGTTCTGGTACCGCTGGTACGACGACGACCGCGAGGGGCCTGTTGCGGAGACGCTCGCCCCCGCGGTCCGGTCGGTCGGTGAACGACTGTTCCAGGTCGCGACGGCGCGGTCGACCCGCAACGACGCGGTGGCCGTCCAGGATTCGGGCGACGCCATGCGCGTGACCGCGCCACGACCGGCCGGCCGGAGCTTCACCTGCGACGCGTCGGTCCGCAACGGCGAACTGTTCCTGACCGGACTGGCCGAACACCGGCGACACGACCCGCGGGCAGCGGCGACGGCCGGCGGCTCCGGTCGCGAACGCAGAAGTGGTACCGTCCAGACCCACCACGAGGACGTGGCCGTCGCGGTCGCGCCACCGTACCCGATTACGGCCGAAGATGCCCGGGTGACGGTCACGGCGGACCAGCTCGTCGCGGTCGTCCCGCGCTGTCCGCCCAGCGACCGACAGGACGGGGTCGTGACCGTGGAGTGGGCCTGAGCCGGTCGGGCGACTCACCCGAAGCTCTCAACGAGGCGAAAAAACCCCTATAGCGTCGCTACTCGAATCCTCCGGACAGTGCCAGAGACAGTCTCACCGGACGCGCTGACGTGTCGACTCACCACCGCTATCGGCGAGACCGACTCGGTGACACTCAGGGTCGCAGCGACCGGTGACGGCGGCACCGAGGTCGAGCGCGTCGTCCACTCGGGCGACGACGAGCTCTCGGCGACGACCACGCTCTCCCGGCCGGTCACCCTCGATTGCTCGCAGGTCGTCGTGACGCGGCTTTCCCAGGCAGCGGGCGGCATCAAGCTGGTCAGACCGGTCCTCCGCCCGTGTGCCGAGGACGCCGCTGTCGACGCCGAGGCGACGTTCCACCGTGACGGCGAGGCGTTCACCCGGGAGGGACGCCAGGGCCCACCTGCGGCCCCTGCCAGCGCTCCTTCCTACACCTGGCGTCGGCTCCAGGGTGGCGGCTTCGTCGCGGGGACGCTCGTTCCCGCTATCGGCGGCCTCGTCGAGCGTGTCGCGATGGCGCGCCAGCGACACTCGGTCGACGCCACGGTCACGGCGACGCCCGACGAGTTGCGACTCGCGTTCGACCGACTCGCCCAGCCCGAACAGCACTACGACTGCCGGGTCGAGAACGGGGCCGTCTGCGTCTGGCTGCTCGGTGAACGTGAGACCGAGGATGGAACCGACCGGACCGAACACTCGGTCCGGTTCGTGCCGCCGTTTCCCGTCACCGCGGCAGGCGGGTCGGTCACCGCGGGCGAGGACGGCATCGTGGTCACCGTCCCGCGCGTCGGGCAGGCGGAGCGGCGCGACGGCTCGCTGGACGTCGAATCCGTGAAAAACGTCGAACCGGAGAACGCGGTCGCGGACGCCGATTAGTCGTCGGCCTCGACGCCCTCGGTCTCGGGAGAGACCCCGTCGGAACCGGTGTCGGTCGCGTCCTCCTCGGCCGGTGCGTCGACCGTCTCACCGGCAGAGTCGGCCTCGTCGATGACGGGGTCGGCAGCGTCGTCGGCGTCAGCCTCGTCCGTCTCCTCCTCTGTCGATTTGCTCTCGTACGGGGTCGCCGGAATCCCGGTGACGGTTACACCGGGTTCCACGTCGGTCGTGAGCACCGAGCCGGCACCGACGCGCGAATCGTCGCCGAGCGTGATGTCGCCGATGAGCGTGGCGTTCGCGCCGATGATGACGCGGTCGCCGACCGTCGGGTGGCGCTTCTCGGGGCGCGGGGAGTTCCCGCCCAGCGTGACCCCGTGGTACATGTGTACGTCGTCGCCGACGATGGCGGTCTCGCCGATGACGACGCCCATCCCGTGGTCGATGACGACCCGGCGACCCAGCGTCGCGCCGGGGTGGATCTCGACGCCGGTCATGAAGCGGACGAACTGCGAGAGCACGCGCGCCGGCAGGTGATACCCCGCGTTCCAGAGCCGGTGGGCGATCCGGTGCCCCCAGACGGCGTGCAGGCCGGCGTAGCAGGTCAGCACCTCCAGCGTCCCGCGCGCGGCGGGGTCACGGTCGAGCACGGCCTTGACGTCCTCACGCACCATGCGGATGGCGCGAAGCAGTGTCGTCACGGCCACACCCCTGCAGTGTGCTGGTTATTCGCATAGCCACCGTCGTCGAGACGGCAGCAACACCCCGACCGAGACTGCGTCTGGTCGTGGACGTTCCCACCGGAAGTGACGGTGACCGTCATACTCTGTCATGCGCTTGCGACGATGAAAAACTACGCGGTTTCTGGGGGGACGTTACTCGCGAGCAACCCCGAACCGACCCGCTTAATCGGCTGGCTTCCGTACTCCCGTCCGTGACTCGCGAGTACGAGGGCATCGTCTACGACCTCGATGGGACGCTCGTCCGCCTGAACGTCGACTGGGCGGCGGTCGCCCGCGACGTGACCGCGGTGTACGAGGACGCCGGCGTCTCGCCCGACGGCCGGGACCTCTGGGGGCTGTTCGAGGACGCGCACACCCACGGTCTGCGCGACCCGGTGCACGAAGCCATCGCGGCCCACGAGCGCGAGGGTGCACGCAACTCCGACCGGCTCTCGCTCGCTGACGACCTCGCCGACGAGCACCGGCCCATCGCGGTGTGCTCGCTCAACTGCGAGGCCGCCTGCCACATCGCCCTGGAGATTCACGACCTCGCGGACCACGTGGCCGCCGTGGTCGGTCGCGACACCGTCGCCGAGTACAAACCGCACCCCCAGCCGTTGCTCGAAGCAGTGTCGGCTATCGAACTGGAGCCCGGTACCGTCGTCTTCGTCGGTGACACCGAACGCGACGAAAAGACGGCACAGCGCGCCGGGATGGACTTCGAGTGGGTGTAGC from Haloarchaeobius sp. HME9146 harbors:
- a CDS encoding acyl-CoA dehydrogenase family protein; amino-acid sequence: MELTTEQAAVRDVVREFAEEELRPVAAECDAEQTFPEDVWDQLADLDLTGLTVPEEYGGYDADPMTYAIINEEMAYGMLSVATALSVHGLATSCIAEFGDDDLKEAWLPEMAQGRPIGAFALSEPDAGSNPAEMSTVARRDGDEFVIDGKKQWITNGKRSDVIILFAKTDRDDPGSITQFLVPKDEVEGLEVGKKEDKLGLRASDTTTLMFDGVRIPEEYQLTEEGKGLSAAFHILTGGRIAIGAQSVGLAQAAFDEALQYSQDREQFDQPISNFQAIRHKLADMQTKITAGRLLTREAARKKAQGDQQETAFAASQAKYFASEAAMDVTNEAVQIHGGYGYTTDFPVERFYRDAKILTIYEGTSEIQKKIIARHLLD
- a CDS encoding HAD hydrolase-like protein, producing MTREYEGIVYDLDGTLVRLNVDWAAVARDVTAVYEDAGVSPDGRDLWGLFEDAHTHGLRDPVHEAIAAHEREGARNSDRLSLADDLADEHRPIAVCSLNCEAACHIALEIHDLADHVAAVVGRDTVAEYKPHPQPLLEAVSAIELEPGTVVFVGDTERDEKTAQRAGMDFEWV